The following are encoded in a window of Corynebacterium marinum DSM 44953 genomic DNA:
- a CDS encoding DEAD/DEAH box helicase yields the protein MNRLNTPLGQDTAFGFLDARTRSDQLLNPLLIANNDEEKMLHAIRQELSRASHFIFSVAFISSRGLALLKEALLQFEGTGEIITSNYLDFNDPAVFHELLLLENVRTVIHEDVDRGFHAKGYIFHREDGITAIVGSSNLTDNALLVNQEWNLRFSAFPDGDVALQLEDAVKRQKRRSVKLTEEWISRYEKNRTFRPVLVPGGDSPVTTPAGGPIYPNDMQARALEALRECRELGEDKAVIISATGTGKTILAALAVRAAEPKRVLFLAHREQILNKARSEFQRVLDKDSNQFGKLVGNTRQTDRKYLFSTVQSLSRETALEAFPPDAFDYIVIDEVHRAGADTYRRIIDHFTPSFLLGLTATPERTDGFNVFELFDYNVPFEIRLHEALEEKMLAPFHYYGVTDFVNAENETIDDFAELGKLIAEERVKHILKMLRQYGHPLDVKGLMFCSRKDEAEELSSLFNQSYLNDRRLRTKVLTGEDSADKRDLVIEELENGEIDYILTVDIFNEGIDIPAVNQVVMLRRTQSSIIFTQQLGRGLRKTPGKDHLRVIDFIGNYANNYLIPVALFGDNSRNKDSIRKNLLESNSTNTIAGISSVNFDKISQNRILESLSQARLVGKHIFKNDIKQLINRLGRIPTLFDFARFDTVDPVLLASAYDNTSKPKSYWQLLKDLKFVDLAPTSEEAAFLTFLSAEILSGKRPHELLLLQKLTANEVVSREDFVNLLDTKGVNSDALTLRSVERVLSLAFYTEAQVKKFGGSPLIVSDASGYRLSDDFRRLYESESVDDRMPTEIFKSHVDDILETGLFLSRERGYWSGNLKEGSMYSRREVCRLLNWPSNHESTLYGYKRDNITSTCPIFVTYHKHADVAESTKYGDEFISPQTMHWYSRSRRTLISPELRPIINNEDDLHLFVKKDDAEGNDFYYLGKVESHNQQDETMPGTDGKMLNVVTMNLDLLTPVEQSLYDYLTNNAPSTAS from the coding sequence ATGAACCGCCTGAACACCCCGCTCGGACAGGACACCGCTTTTGGGTTTCTTGATGCCAGAACCCGATCGGATCAGCTTTTAAACCCGCTCCTCATCGCCAATAACGATGAGGAGAAGATGTTGCATGCGATTCGACAGGAACTGTCTCGAGCCAGTCACTTCATATTTTCCGTCGCGTTTATCAGCAGCCGCGGCCTTGCACTACTGAAGGAGGCCCTTCTCCAGTTCGAAGGAACCGGAGAAATCATCACCTCCAACTACCTAGACTTCAACGACCCGGCTGTATTCCACGAGCTCCTGCTCCTTGAAAACGTTCGAACCGTCATCCACGAAGACGTTGATCGTGGATTCCACGCCAAGGGATACATCTTCCACCGTGAAGACGGCATCACAGCGATCGTTGGAAGCTCAAACCTCACCGACAACGCTCTTCTGGTTAACCAAGAGTGGAACCTTCGCTTTTCTGCTTTCCCGGACGGCGACGTCGCCCTGCAACTGGAAGATGCAGTTAAACGGCAGAAGAGACGATCCGTCAAACTCACCGAAGAGTGGATATCCCGTTACGAGAAGAACCGCACGTTCCGCCCCGTTCTCGTCCCGGGTGGAGACTCTCCCGTCACAACACCTGCAGGGGGGCCGATCTATCCGAACGACATGCAGGCTCGAGCGCTCGAGGCACTTCGCGAGTGCCGAGAACTGGGGGAAGACAAAGCAGTCATCATTTCCGCCACGGGGACCGGAAAGACGATTCTCGCAGCCCTCGCTGTTCGTGCGGCAGAGCCAAAGCGGGTCCTATTCCTCGCTCACCGAGAACAGATCCTTAATAAGGCTAGGAGCGAATTCCAACGGGTCCTGGACAAAGATTCAAACCAGTTCGGAAAACTCGTCGGCAATACGCGTCAGACGGATCGAAAGTACCTTTTTTCCACAGTGCAGTCCCTGTCTCGCGAAACGGCTCTCGAGGCATTCCCCCCTGACGCCTTCGACTACATCGTCATCGATGAGGTCCATCGCGCAGGTGCTGACACCTATCGCAGAATCATCGACCATTTCACCCCGTCCTTTCTTCTGGGCCTGACCGCGACGCCCGAACGCACTGATGGTTTCAACGTTTTCGAGCTTTTCGATTACAACGTTCCCTTCGAGATCCGTCTGCACGAGGCGCTCGAAGAAAAGATGCTCGCACCTTTTCACTACTACGGTGTAACCGACTTCGTTAACGCAGAAAACGAGACGATCGACGATTTCGCTGAACTGGGAAAACTCATTGCCGAAGAGCGCGTAAAGCACATTCTCAAGATGCTTCGACAGTACGGCCACCCCCTTGATGTGAAAGGGCTAATGTTCTGCAGCCGGAAAGACGAAGCCGAGGAACTTTCTAGCTTGTTCAATCAGTCTTACCTCAACGATCGCCGGCTTCGGACGAAGGTGCTCACCGGCGAGGATTCGGCTGACAAACGCGACTTGGTTATCGAGGAGCTTGAGAACGGCGAGATCGATTACATCCTGACCGTCGATATCTTTAACGAGGGAATCGATATACCAGCGGTCAACCAGGTAGTCATGCTTCGCAGGACTCAATCCAGCATCATCTTCACTCAGCAACTTGGTCGAGGCCTTCGAAAAACGCCGGGTAAAGACCACCTTCGGGTCATTGACTTCATCGGCAACTATGCAAACAACTATCTCATTCCGGTTGCACTTTTCGGTGACAACTCACGGAATAAAGATTCGATTCGAAAGAACCTACTGGAAAGCAACTCTACAAACACCATCGCCGGCATTTCCAGCGTGAACTTCGATAAGATCTCTCAAAATAGAATTTTGGAATCGCTGAGCCAGGCGCGTCTCGTGGGGAAGCATATCTTCAAGAACGATATCAAGCAGCTTATAAACCGCTTGGGCCGGATACCGACGCTCTTTGACTTCGCTCGTTTCGACACGGTCGATCCGGTCCTCCTCGCATCGGCTTATGACAACACTTCCAAGCCGAAGAGTTATTGGCAACTGCTGAAAGATCTCAAGTTCGTTGATCTAGCACCCACGTCAGAAGAAGCAGCCTTCTTAACATTCCTTTCGGCGGAGATACTAAGCGGGAAACGGCCTCATGAACTCCTCTTGCTTCAGAAGCTCACTGCTAACGAGGTCGTGTCCCGGGAGGATTTTGTTAACCTCCTTGATACAAAGGGAGTGAACTCCGATGCCTTAACACTCCGATCTGTCGAACGTGTTCTTTCACTAGCGTTTTATACCGAGGCCCAGGTTAAGAAGTTTGGGGGCTCCCCGCTCATAGTCTCCGATGCGAGCGGATACCGCCTCAGCGATGATTTCCGCCGTCTCTATGAGAGTGAATCAGTCGACGACCGCATGCCCACGGAGATCTTCAAGAGCCACGTGGATGACATCCTCGAAACTGGCCTTTTCCTCTCGCGCGAGAGGGGTTATTGGTCAGGAAATCTCAAGGAAGGGTCAATGTACTCCCGGCGTGAAGTTTGCCGACTTCTCAACTGGCCGAGCAATCATGAAAGCACTCTGTACGGATACAAGCGGGACAATATCACTTCGACCTGCCCAATCTTCGTCACTTACCACAAGCATGCAGATGTAGCAGAAAGCACTAAATACGGCGACGAGTTCATTAGTCCTCAAACCATGCATTGGTATAGCAGGTCGAGACGCACCCTTATTAGCCCGGAACTGCGGCCGATCATTAACAATGAAGATGACCTCCACCTTTTCGTTAAGAAGGATGACGCTGAGGGGAACGATTTTTATTACTTGGGAAAAGTCGAGTCTCACAACCAGCAGGACGAGACGATGCCCGGCACTGACGGTAAGATGTTGAATGTTGTGACGATGAATCTTGATCTGCTCACCCCCGTCGAGCAGAGCCTTTACGATTATCTGACCAACAATGCCCCCTCCACTGCCTCGTGA
- a CDS encoding (deoxy)nucleoside triphosphate pyrophosphohydrolase, with translation MKKRINVTGAVLTDGDKVLAARRGPDKALPGFWEFPGGKIEAGETPEESLARELKEELLCQAAVGDYITTTEYEYDFGIVILSTYFCTLIEGDPQLTEHEEIRWIPAAELHTLNWAPADVPAVEIIAAQLGG, from the coding sequence GTGAAGAAGCGCATTAACGTGACAGGGGCAGTTCTGACTGATGGCGACAAGGTCCTCGCAGCGCGGCGCGGTCCGGATAAAGCGCTTCCCGGTTTCTGGGAGTTCCCCGGTGGAAAGATTGAAGCCGGAGAAACCCCCGAAGAATCACTCGCTCGAGAACTGAAAGAGGAACTTCTCTGCCAGGCAGCCGTCGGCGACTACATCACTACTACTGAATACGAGTATGACTTCGGCATCGTCATTCTTTCTACCTACTTCTGCACCCTCATCGAAGGGGATCCGCAGCTCACCGAGCACGAGGAGATTCGATGGATTCCGGCCGCTGAGCTACACACGCTGAATTGGGCTCCCGCAGACGTTCCCGCGGTCGAGATCATTGCCGCGCAGCTCGGCGGATGA
- a CDS encoding right-handed parallel beta-helix repeat-containing protein produces the protein MPPTGPAFFTFFVEGTGLTLKGLTITGGAHAVHLSGPASATLVDNTIIDRAGAIHLDKDPTGQIGGNNITGNLGYGINIQENSYARIGFTAPTRGHLPDIIKDNQGPGIIVKQWSGAWISGNDISNNAGHGIQVDRSSTAEVSDNEISANAGDGINVANGSSANFDPINNEAPSQIKGNTTNTPNRDYGMSCSTGGHPQRVEGG, from the coding sequence ATTCCACCGACCGGACCCGCATTCTTCACTTTCTTCGTCGAGGGCACGGGACTGACCCTCAAGGGACTGACGATCACCGGCGGGGCCCACGCCGTGCACCTCTCCGGCCCGGCTTCAGCCACCCTTGTCGACAACACCATCATCGACCGCGCCGGCGCAATCCACCTGGACAAGGACCCCACCGGGCAGATCGGCGGCAATAACATCACCGGCAACCTCGGCTACGGCATCAACATTCAGGAGAACTCCTACGCCCGCATCGGGTTCACCGCCCCCACCCGCGGACACCTGCCCGACATCATCAAGGACAACCAGGGCCCCGGGATCATCGTCAAGCAGTGGTCCGGTGCCTGGATATCCGGCAACGACATCTCCAACAATGCCGGCCACGGCATCCAGGTCGATCGCTCCTCCACCGCGGAGGTCTCCGACAACGAGATCAGTGCCAATGCCGGCGACGGCATCAACGTGGCCAACGGCTCGAGTGCCAACTTCGATCCGATCAACAACGAGGCCCCCTCCCAGATCAAGGGCAACACCACCAATACCCCCAACCGTGACTACGGAATGTCCTGCTCCACCGGCGGGCACCCTCAACGGGTTGAAGGGGGCTGA
- a CDS encoding amino acid permease, with the protein MTESTAVPAAGPAGARSTTVVKRQGLKARHIHFIALGSAIGTGLFYGSAGAIQAAGPSVLLVYLLGGAVVYFMLRALGEMAVHMPVTGSFAEYTRAHLGGWAGYITGWMFAFEMMIVCLADLTAIAIYMRFWFPDTQQWVWVAATLLIVGAANLASVHSFGELEFVFTIIKVTAVVGMIIGGAAILTFGLGDSAQNVGLDNLWNDGGFLPNGVEGMIAAFILVLFAFGGTEIIGVAGVEAEDPEKAIPKAVNTVPARILLFYVGAILVILALNPWRTITGEESPFVQIFDTLGVNWAAALLNVVVITAALSAINADLFGAGRVLTGLAKQNLAPRAMARTVRGIPVMTTAILLLTLVLGTILNAMLPDRVFEIVASLATFATIYVWLMILLAQVASRRHMSPVEVAELKFPVPFWPYGQYFAIAFIIFTFGIMAWLDQYHLALGVGVGFLVLMTALYYATGRPKVQGVARV; encoded by the coding sequence GTGACCGAATCAACTGCCGTCCCCGCCGCCGGACCCGCTGGGGCGAGGTCCACGACCGTCGTCAAGCGACAAGGCCTCAAAGCCCGGCACATCCATTTCATCGCGCTGGGATCAGCGATCGGCACGGGGCTGTTCTACGGCTCCGCCGGCGCGATCCAGGCGGCCGGCCCCTCCGTGCTGCTGGTGTACCTGCTCGGCGGCGCGGTGGTGTACTTCATGCTCCGCGCCCTCGGCGAGATGGCCGTGCACATGCCGGTGACCGGCTCCTTCGCCGAGTACACCCGTGCGCATCTCGGCGGCTGGGCCGGCTACATCACGGGCTGGATGTTCGCCTTCGAGATGATGATCGTCTGTCTGGCGGACCTCACCGCCATCGCCATCTACATGCGCTTCTGGTTCCCGGACACGCAGCAGTGGGTGTGGGTGGCGGCGACGCTGCTCATCGTCGGCGCCGCGAACCTGGCCAGCGTACACAGCTTCGGCGAGCTGGAGTTCGTGTTCACCATCATCAAGGTGACGGCCGTGGTGGGCATGATCATCGGCGGCGCCGCCATCCTCACCTTCGGCCTCGGCGACTCCGCCCAGAACGTCGGCCTGGACAACCTCTGGAACGACGGCGGTTTCCTCCCCAACGGCGTCGAGGGCATGATCGCCGCGTTCATCCTCGTGCTCTTCGCCTTCGGCGGAACCGAGATCATCGGCGTGGCAGGCGTCGAGGCCGAGGACCCGGAGAAGGCCATCCCCAAAGCCGTGAACACCGTCCCCGCCCGCATTCTGCTGTTCTATGTCGGCGCGATCCTGGTCATCCTGGCGCTGAACCCGTGGCGCACCATCACCGGTGAGGAGTCCCCCTTCGTCCAGATCTTCGACACCCTGGGCGTCAACTGGGCCGCAGCCCTGCTCAACGTCGTGGTCATCACCGCCGCACTCTCCGCCATCAACGCCGACCTCTTCGGTGCCGGCCGCGTACTCACCGGCCTGGCGAAGCAGAACCTCGCTCCGCGCGCCATGGCCCGCACCGTGCGCGGCATCCCCGTGATGACCACCGCCATCCTGCTGCTCACCCTCGTCCTGGGCACCATCCTCAACGCGATGCTGCCCGACCGCGTCTTCGAGATCGTCGCCTCGCTGGCCACCTTCGCCACCATCTACGTGTGGCTGATGATCCTGCTGGCGCAGGTCGCTTCTCGACGCCACATGAGTCCGGTGGAAGTGGCCGAGCTCAAGTTCCCGGTCCCTTTCTGGCCCTACGGCCAGTACTTCGCTATCGCCTTCATCATCTTCACCTTCGGCATCATGGCCTGGCTTGACCAGTACCACCTGGCGCTCGGCGTCGGCGTGGGCTTCCTGGTGCTGATGACGGCGCTCTACTACGCCACGGGGAGGCCGAAGGTGCAGGGGGTGGCTCGGGTTTAG
- a CDS encoding DEAD/DEAH box helicase, with the protein MSITDNATGGVNEPDDMNLSEFQKNPQGDAAQAVSASTGPLTVEDLIDPDVPAQADMDTRDADNSEAADSETENKVPDNADNETTAEADKKNASEDKTEGNGFDNLGLPDAVLAAVKKVGYETPSAIQAQTIPVLMQGNDVVGLAQTGTGKTAAFALPILARINPKERSPQALVLAPTRELALQVADSFQSFADHLGGIQVLPIYGGQAYGIQLSGLRRGAQIIVGTPGRVIDHLSKGTLDISKLRFLVLDEADEMLNMGFQEDVERILEDTPNDKQVALFSATMPNGIRKISKQYLNEPREISVKSETRTATNITQRYINVAHRNKLDAITRILEVTEFEAMIVFVRTKHETEEIAEKLRARGFSAAAINGDIAQNQRERTVDQLKNGKLDILVATDVAARGLDVDRISHVLNFDIPNDTESYVHRIGRTGRAGRSGEAILFVTPRERRMLRAIERATNAPLAEMELPSVDDVNEARKEKFADSITEALESKQLDTFRKLIKRYADEKDVPLEDIAAALAAQAQAGADFLMKDLPPERRRERTDRFEREDRGGDRRGGRFEERGERRERAPRPDRDGDFTTYRLAVGKRQHVRPGAIVGALANEGGLSSKDFGRITIAVDHTLVELPKDMDPSVLDRLSDTRISGQRIDIERDAGAVHPPREERGGFRGGDRGGDRGGFRGGDRGGDRGGFRGGDRGGFRGNRDDRGGDRGGFRGNRDDRGGRGGGWRD; encoded by the coding sequence ATGAGCATCACCGATAACGCCACCGGCGGCGTAAATGAGCCGGATGACATGAATCTGTCGGAATTTCAGAAAAACCCGCAGGGTGACGCAGCGCAAGCTGTCTCCGCCTCCACCGGGCCGCTGACTGTCGAGGATCTGATTGATCCCGACGTCCCGGCTCAGGCGGATATGGACACCAGGGACGCGGATAATTCTGAGGCCGCCGACTCTGAGACCGAAAACAAGGTCCCGGACAACGCTGACAACGAAACTACTGCTGAAGCAGACAAGAAGAACGCCTCAGAGGATAAGACCGAGGGCAACGGGTTCGACAACCTGGGCCTGCCGGACGCCGTCCTCGCCGCGGTGAAGAAGGTGGGTTACGAAACCCCCTCCGCGATCCAGGCGCAGACCATCCCGGTCCTGATGCAGGGCAACGACGTCGTCGGCCTCGCGCAGACCGGCACCGGCAAGACGGCCGCATTCGCGCTGCCGATCCTCGCCCGCATCAACCCCAAGGAGCGCTCCCCCCAGGCGCTCGTGCTGGCCCCCACCCGCGAGCTCGCGCTCCAGGTGGCCGACTCCTTCCAGTCCTTCGCCGATCACCTCGGCGGGATCCAGGTGCTGCCGATCTACGGCGGCCAGGCCTACGGCATTCAGCTCTCGGGCCTGCGCCGCGGCGCCCAGATCATCGTGGGCACCCCGGGTCGAGTCATCGACCACCTGTCCAAGGGCACCCTGGACATCTCCAAGCTGCGCTTCCTCGTCCTCGATGAGGCCGACGAGATGCTCAACATGGGCTTCCAGGAGGATGTCGAGCGCATCCTCGAGGACACCCCGAACGACAAGCAGGTCGCGCTGTTCTCCGCGACGATGCCCAACGGCATCCGCAAGATCTCCAAGCAGTACCTCAACGAGCCGCGCGAGATCTCGGTCAAGTCCGAGACCCGTACCGCCACCAACATCACGCAGCGCTACATCAACGTCGCGCACCGCAACAAGTTGGACGCGATCACCCGCATCCTCGAGGTCACCGAGTTCGAGGCCATGATCGTCTTCGTGCGCACCAAGCACGAGACCGAGGAGATCGCCGAGAAGCTGCGCGCCCGTGGGTTCTCCGCGGCCGCCATCAACGGCGACATCGCGCAGAACCAGCGCGAGCGCACCGTCGATCAGCTCAAGAACGGCAAGCTGGACATCCTGGTCGCTACCGATGTCGCCGCCCGCGGCCTGGACGTCGACCGCATCAGCCACGTGCTGAACTTCGACATCCCGAACGACACCGAGTCCTACGTCCACCGCATCGGCCGCACCGGCCGCGCGGGCCGCAGCGGCGAGGCGATCCTCTTCGTCACCCCGCGCGAGCGCCGTATGCTCCGGGCCATCGAGCGCGCCACCAACGCGCCGCTGGCCGAGATGGAGCTGCCCTCCGTCGACGACGTCAACGAGGCCCGCAAGGAGAAGTTCGCCGACTCCATCACCGAGGCGCTCGAATCCAAGCAGCTGGATACGTTCCGCAAGCTGATTAAGCGTTACGCCGACGAGAAGGACGTCCCGCTGGAGGATATCGCCGCAGCCCTGGCCGCACAGGCCCAGGCCGGCGCCGACTTCCTCATGAAGGATCTCCCGCCGGAGCGCCGCCGCGAGCGCACCGACCGCTTCGAGCGCGAGGACCGTGGCGGCGACCGCCGCGGCGGCCGCTTCGAGGAGCGCGGCGAGCGCCGTGAGCGTGCCCCGCGTCCCGACCGTGACGGCGACTTCACCACCTACCGCCTCGCGGTGGGCAAGCGTCAGCACGTCCGCCCGGGTGCCATCGTCGGCGCCCTGGCCAACGAGGGTGGCCTGTCCAGCAAGGACTTCGGCCGCATCACCATCGCCGTCGACCACACCCTGGTCGAGCTGCCGAAGGACATGGACCCGTCCGTCCTGGACCGCCTGTCCGACACCCGGATCTCCGGTCAGCGCATCGACATCGAGCGTGACGCCGGTGCCGTGCACCCGCCGCGTGAAGAGCGCGGTGGTTTCCGTGGCGGCGATCGCGGCGGAGACCGTGGTGGTTTCCGTGGCGGCGATCGTGGCGGTGACCGTGGTGGTTTCCGTGGCGGCGATCGCGGCGGCTTCCGCGGCAACCGCGATGATCGCGGCGGTGACCGTGGTGGCTTCCGTGGCAACCGCGACGACCGTGGCGGTCGTGGCGGCGGCTGGCGCGACTAG
- a CDS encoding HNH endonuclease family protein: MRPFRIYLLLLICATIALALPGALSPHRDDPGLPALDALLPRIKQVPQRHRVLGYDRAAFGPGWSPQADCTVREAALARAGGRLENCRVTAGTVSDPYTGEVLDLRGEVEIDHVLPLSAAWDLGAHGWTPGRRSAFANDPVNLVATSRAANREKSDLLPAAWQPTDRGSRCWYARRLALVAVTHELPLPAGDVRAMRQACRMNDFTGDWLGWSVDH; encoded by the coding sequence GTGAGGCCTTTCCGTATCTATCTGCTGCTGCTCATCTGCGCGACCATTGCCCTGGCGCTGCCGGGGGCACTGTCCCCGCACCGCGACGATCCCGGACTGCCGGCGCTCGACGCCCTGCTCCCCCGCATCAAACAGGTGCCGCAGCGCCACCGCGTGCTGGGTTACGACCGCGCCGCCTTCGGCCCTGGGTGGTCCCCGCAGGCGGACTGCACCGTCCGCGAGGCCGCGCTCGCCCGGGCCGGCGGCCGCCTCGAGAACTGCCGGGTCACCGCCGGCACGGTCTCCGACCCCTACACCGGCGAGGTGCTGGACCTGCGCGGGGAAGTGGAGATCGACCATGTCCTCCCGCTCTCCGCGGCGTGGGACCTGGGGGCGCACGGGTGGACCCCGGGGCGCCGGTCGGCCTTCGCCAACGACCCGGTCAACCTGGTGGCCACCTCCCGCGCCGCCAACCGTGAGAAATCCGACCTCCTACCCGCGGCCTGGCAGCCCACCGACCGGGGTTCGCGCTGCTGGTACGCCCGCCGACTGGCCCTCGTGGCCGTCACCCACGAGCTGCCGCTGCCGGCCGGGGATGTCCGGGCCATGCGGCAGGCCTGCCGGATGAACGACTTCACCGGGGACTGGTTAGGGTGGTCCGTGGACCATTGA
- the putP gene encoding sodium/proline symporter PutP, with the protein MSETTWFIAAIVIYMAVMLAIGYWSYTKTDKYDDYVLAGRGLNPFVAAMSAGASDMSGWLLMGLPGALFVTGLSELWIAVGLLLGAWANWKWVAPRLRSYSEVSNNSITMPSFFENRLRDRSRALRVISALIIIFFFTFYVSSGMVAGGRYFEATFGGEYINGLLIVAAVTVAYTFIGGFLAVSYTDAVQGMIMFASLIVVPIMALIALDNPSDIWTWAASNDYGPYTDGVGNPDYFNMIAGVSVAAIIGNLAWGLGYFGQPHILVRFMALRSPAEAKQGRWIGIGWMFLCIVGATFTALIGTVFFSQNPDIAVTDRFAFETIFLDMGRILFHPLLAGLVLTAVLAAIMSTMSSQLLVVSSSLIEDLYKIVAKQLPSENVLINLSRTAVVAVAVIGGVLAVNPSDSILGLVGFAWAGFGSAFGPLVLASMYWKRLNAPGAIAGMVTGAVVVFAWGNLGGSDIIYEMVPGFIAAAVVMVAVTLLTSPPKDEVTDEFDQAVRLSKVFKEDEDVDIETAAAQVKGSGV; encoded by the coding sequence GTGTCAGAGACAACCTGGTTCATCGCCGCCATCGTTATCTACATGGCCGTGATGCTCGCCATCGGCTACTGGAGCTACACCAAGACCGATAAATACGACGACTACGTCCTCGCCGGCCGCGGACTCAACCCCTTCGTGGCCGCGATGTCGGCCGGCGCCTCGGACATGTCCGGCTGGCTGCTCATGGGCCTGCCCGGCGCGCTGTTCGTCACCGGCCTGTCCGAACTGTGGATCGCCGTCGGACTGCTGCTCGGCGCGTGGGCGAACTGGAAATGGGTCGCCCCGCGCCTGCGCTCCTACTCGGAGGTGTCGAACAACTCGATCACCATGCCGAGTTTCTTCGAGAACCGCCTGCGCGACCGCTCGCGGGCGCTGCGCGTGATCTCCGCGTTGATCATCATCTTCTTCTTCACCTTCTACGTCTCCTCCGGCATGGTCGCCGGCGGCCGCTACTTCGAGGCCACCTTCGGCGGCGAGTACATCAACGGCCTGCTCATCGTCGCGGCGGTGACCGTCGCCTACACCTTCATCGGCGGCTTCTTGGCCGTGTCCTACACCGACGCCGTGCAGGGCATGATCATGTTCGCCTCGCTGATCGTCGTGCCGATCATGGCGCTGATCGCGCTGGACAACCCCTCCGACATCTGGACCTGGGCCGCCAGCAACGACTACGGCCCCTACACCGACGGCGTGGGCAACCCGGACTACTTCAACATGATCGCGGGGGTCTCCGTGGCCGCCATCATCGGCAACCTGGCCTGGGGCCTGGGCTACTTCGGCCAGCCCCACATCCTCGTGCGCTTCATGGCGCTGCGCAGCCCCGCCGAGGCGAAGCAGGGCCGCTGGATCGGCATCGGCTGGATGTTCCTGTGCATCGTCGGCGCCACCTTCACCGCGCTGATCGGCACCGTCTTCTTCTCCCAGAACCCGGACATCGCGGTGACCGACCGCTTCGCCTTCGAGACGATCTTCCTGGACATGGGCCGCATCCTCTTCCACCCGCTGCTCGCGGGGCTGGTGCTCACCGCCGTCCTGGCGGCGATCATGTCCACCATGTCCTCCCAGCTGCTGGTCGTGTCCTCTTCCCTCATCGAGGACCTGTACAAGATCGTGGCCAAGCAGCTGCCCAGCGAGAACGTGCTGATCAACCTCTCGCGCACCGCCGTCGTCGCGGTCGCTGTCATCGGCGGCGTGCTGGCCGTCAACCCCTCCGACTCCATCCTGGGCCTGGTGGGCTTCGCGTGGGCGGGCTTCGGCTCCGCCTTCGGTCCGCTGGTCCTGGCCTCGATGTACTGGAAGCGCCTCAACGCGCCCGGCGCCATCGCCGGCATGGTCACCGGCGCCGTGGTGGTCTTCGCCTGGGGCAACCTGGGCGGTTCGGACATCATCTACGAGATGGTCCCGGGCTTCATCGCCGCCGCCGTGGTCATGGTCGCCGTGACTCTGCTGACCTCCCCGCCGAAGGATGAGGTCACCGACGAGTTCGACCAGGCGGTCCGCCTGTCGAAGGTGTTCAAGGAGGACGAGGACGTGGACATCGAGACCGCCGCCGCCCAGGTCAAGGGCAGCGGGGTCTGA